One region of Glycine max cultivar Williams 82 chromosome 9, Glycine_max_v4.0, whole genome shotgun sequence genomic DNA includes:
- the LOC100784319 gene encoding Adenylate kinase 2, chloroplastic-like, with product MVVLGTTSPSISCLPSSTQTDYKARRYCSFPQRPRPRPRASRFFCGSPFAPNAIHSPSLSVTNEALNVMISGAPASGKGTQCHLITNKYGLVHIAAGDLLRAEIATGSDNGKRAKQYMEKGQLVPDEIVVMMVKERLLKPDSKENGWLLDGYPRSLSQATALEALGFRPHIFLLLEVSEDVLVERVVGRRLDPVTGKIYHLKYSPPETQEIAARLTQRFDDTEEKVKLRLNTHHQNVESVLSMYKDITVKINGNVSKEEVFAQIDSALTSLIEERKAASGSVAA from the exons ATGGTGGTTCTTGGCACCACCTCACCTTCAATTTCCTGCTTGCCGTCTTCAACTCAAACCGACTACAAGGCGCGTCGATACTGTTCTTTTCCGCAACGCCCACGCCCACGCCCACGCGCTTCACGTTTCTTTTGCGGATCCCCTTTCGCTCCAAATGCCATCCATTCTCCTTCTCTG TCTGTGACGAATGAAGCACTGAATGTTATGATTTCTGGGGCTCCTGCTTCTGGTAAAGGAACCCAGTGCCACCTCATCACCAACAAG TACGGTTTGGTTCATATTGCTGCTGGAGATTTACTTAGGGCAGAAATTGCCACTGGAAGTGATAATGGAAAGCGAGCCAAACAGTATATGGAGAAGGGACAGTTGGTCCCTGACGAAATTGTTGTGAtg ATGGTTAAGGAGCGTCTCTTGAAACCAGATTCGAAAGAGAATGGTTGGCTTTTGGatggatatcccaggagcttaTCACAGGCCACTGCACTTGAGGCTCTTGGCTTTCGGCctcatatttttcttcttcttgaggTTTCTGAAGATGTTCTTGTGGAGAGAGTAGTTGGACGGAGATTAGATCCTGTTACCGGCAAGATATATCACTTGAAGTATTCTCCTCCAGAGACACAAGAAATAGCCGCAAGGCTTACCCAACGCTTTGATGATACAGAAGAAAAG GTGAAATTGCGATTGAATACCCATCATCAAAATGTGGAGTCAGTCCTTTCCATGTACAAAGACATAACTGTTAAG ATTAACGGAAATGTCTCAAAGGAGGAAGTATTTGCTCAAATTGATAGTGCACTGACAAGTCTTATAGAGGAAAGGAAGGCTGCTTCAGGATCTGTGGCAGCATAG